In the genome of Quercus robur chromosome 3, dhQueRobu3.1, whole genome shotgun sequence, one region contains:
- the LOC126717099 gene encoding uncharacterized protein LOC126717099 isoform X3: MGTQMPTCSDRTWTNWTPAMECYFIDLLLDQVHRGNRMGHTFNKQAWTDMLTMFNAYFGSPYDEKVLKSHYTNLWTQFNDVKSLLDQNGFSWDDTKQMVVASHHVWDAYIKAHPEAQFYRNKALMNFNDLCLIYAHTTADGRYSLSSRDIDFDDDIQGVNTGVAMNSLVLASKEHSKIDWTPAMDRYFVKLLLDQLKKGNKICNTFKKQAWNDMLTLFNGKFGSKYGKSFLKHRFKKLLKYYTDVKSLLEVKGFSWDEIQQKISADDYVWDNYIKAHPDAHSYRRKTLLNYCNLKLIFGNAVSNGHCSHLLQGRNFEDDIIQIKMAEEKEGHASSDSECRRTNWTSTMDRYLIELLQDQVLRGNKIGHGFVAEAWIEMVRLFNAKFGSHHDKDGLRNRYKHLRGQYNDIKVLLDQSGFSWDETGEMVTAEDYVWDSYTKSYRNKSVPSYHKLCVIYGEEVCNGRYNISTCNADLDSEEPDLRIGEDMNIQCYANSGCLTTDWTPSMDRYLIDVMLEEVHKGKKIDYTFNNQAWIDMFMLFKERFSLQHDKDFLKSHYRSLEKQYFDMKNLLEQRQFSWDETQQMVAAFDDVWDAYVKENPDAKPYRIMPMPNYNDLCLIYGNPASDERCNEAHQDLGCNGFEQVRNGSMVDQKFNKLAWSDMIAKFSAQFGSQHDKDVLKSRFMNLRKRFNDMKTLLDQSGFSWNEMQDMIRAEDDVWDAYVKVHPDARTYRNRALPNVNDLFLIYGNDNTEQRQNYSGHSMDAEDYELGVNIVVGEEDYQSPANNDPLRINWTREMDRYFIVLLLEQLHRGNKIGCKYNAQAWTWMNASFSKKFGFLCDKDVLEDRYWSLRKEYMDITDILNHNGFAWDGIRQTMTADDDVWEAYIKDHPDAVTYRNEILGDYCDLCLIYGNESQHSRSSYFNGKMGINTNTLGMGIDDINGEALSPATEFEISHQKRKRKSAPLSTSACIQKVRRTIKKETQEAVEGKPCVVKTYLGTEEDKDYSSIECIVAALQTVPDMDDEIFLEACELLEDERRPRCLWPWMLQHGGSGY, encoded by the exons TACTTGATCAGAATGGATTTTCATGGGATGATACTAAACAAATGGTGGTTGCCAGTCATCATGTTTGGGATGCTTACATCAAG GCTCACCCAGAGGCACAGTTTTATAGAAACAAAGCCTTGATGAACTTCAATGATTTGTGCTTGATATATGCACATACAACAGCAGATGGAAGATACAGCTTATCAAGTCGTGATATAGACTTTGATGATGACATTCAAGGAGTGAATACTG GTGTTGCAATGAATAGCCTTGTACTGGCAAGTAAAGAGCATTCAAAAATAGATTGGACACCAGCCATGGACCGATATTTTGTCAAGCTTTTGCTGGACCAACTTAAAAAAGGCAATAAGATCTGTAATACATTCAAGAAACAAGCATGGAATGATATGCTTACCTTgttcaatggaaaatttggcTCTAAATATGGAAAGAGTTTCTTAAAACACCGCTTtaagaaattattgaaatattatacTGATGTGAAGAGTCTACTTGAGGTAAAGGGATTTTCTTGGgatgaaattcaacaaaagatATCAGCAGATGATTATGTATGGGATAATTACATCAAG GCACACCCAGATGCGCATTCGTATCGTAGGAAGACCTTGCTAAACTATTGcaatttgaaattgatatttggAAATGCAGTAAGCAATGGACATTGCAGTCATTTATTGCAGGGGAGAAACTTTGAAGATGATATCATACAGATCAAGATGG CTGAAGAAAAGGAGGGCCATGCCTCTTCTGATAGTGAATGTCGGAGAACAAATTGGACATCAACAATGGATCGTTACCTTATTGAATTGTTACAAGACCAGGTGCTTAGAGGGAATAAAATTGGTCATGGATTTGTGGCCGAGGCATGGATTGAAATGGTTAGACTGTTCAATGCAAAATTTGGATCTCACCATGACAAAGATGGTCTGAGGAATAGATACAAACATTTAAGGGGACAATATAATGATATAAAGGTTCTTCTTGATCAGAGTGGGTTTTCTTGGGATGAAACAGGAGAAATGGTAACTGCTGAGGATTATGTCTGGGATTCTTATACCAAG tcatatagaaataaaTCTGTTCCCAGCTATCACAAATTATGTGTTATATATGGTGAAGAAGTTTGTAATGGAAGATACAACATTTCGACATGCAATGCAGATCTTGACAGTGAAGAACCAGATTTGAGAATTG GGGAGGATATGAATATCCAATGCTATGCAAACAGTGGTTGTTTGACAACAGATTGGACACCTTCAATGGACCGTTACCTCATAGATGTAATGCTAGAGGAAGTGCATAAGGGGAAGAAGATTGACTACACCTTCAACAATCAAGCATGGATAGATATGTTTATGTTGTTCAAGGAACGATTCTCATTACAACATGACAAAGATTTTCTGAAAAGTCATTATAGAAGTTTGGAAAAGCAGTACTTTGATATGAAAAATCTTCTTGAACAGAGACAATTTTCATGGGATGAAACACAGCAAATGGTCGCAGCTTTTGATGATGTTTGGGATGCATATGTGAAG GAAAACCCAGATGCAAAACCATACCGAATCATGCCGATGCCAAATTATAATGACTTGTGCTTGATTTATGGAAATCCAGCTTCTGATGAACGATGTAATGAAGCGCATCAAGATCTAGGATGTAATGGTTTTG AGCAAGTTCGCAATGGAAGTATGGTTGATCAAAAATTCAACAAGCTAGCCTGGAGTGATATGATTGCAAAGTTTAGTGCACAATTTGGGTCTCAGCATGACAAAGATGTCCTAAAAAGTCGTTTTATGAATTTGAGGAAGCGGTTCAATGATATGAAAACTCTACTTGACCAGAGTGGTTTTTCTTGGAATGAAATGCAAGATATGATACGTGCTGAAGATGATGTCTGGGATGCTTATGTTAAG GTACATCCTGATGCAAGAACATACCgcaatagagctctcccaaatgtcaatgatttgtttttgatatatggAAATGACAACACTGAGCAAAGGCAAAATTACTCTGGTCACTCTATGGATGCTGAGGACTATGAGCTGGGAGTAAAtattg TTGTAGGTGAAGAGGATTACCAGTCCCCTGCTAATAATGATCCTCTGAGGATAAATTGGACAAGGGAAATGGACCGTTATTTTATTGTCCTTCTGTTAGAACAGTTGCACAGAGGGAATAAGATTGGTTGTAAATACAATGCTCAAGCTTGGACCTGGATGAATGCAtcatttagtaaaaaatttggaTTCCTTTGTGACAAAGATGTACTAGAAGATCGGTATTGGAGCTTGAGGAAAGAGTATATGGACATCACAGATATCCTCAATCATAATGGCTTTGCTTGGGATGGAATTCGCCAAACAATGACAGCTGATGATGATGTTTGGGAAGCTTATATCAAG GATCATCCAGATGCAGTTACATACAGAAATGAGATATTGGGTGATTATTGTGATTTGTGCTTGATTTATGGTAATGAAAGTCAGCATAGTAGATCAAGTTATTTCAACGGAAAAATGGGGATCAACACCAACACCTTGGGGATGGGGATTGACGATATAAATGGAGAGGCGCTATCTCCAGCTACTGAGTTTGAAATATCTCATCAGAAAAGAAAGCGAAAATCTGCTCCTTTGTCAACCTCAGCATGTATCCAAAAGGTTAGGAGAACCATCAAGAAAGAGACACAAGAGGCAGTTGAGGGGAAGCCATGTGTAGTAAAAACATATTTGGGTActgaggaagacaaagattaCAGCTCAATAGAATGTATAGTTGCAGCACTTCAAACCGTTCCTGACATGGATGATGAGATCTTCTTGGAGGCTTGTGAACTTTTAGAAGATGAGAGAAGGCCAAGATGTTTGTGGCCATGGATGTTGCAGCACGGAGGAAGTGGTTATTGA
- the LOC126717099 gene encoding uncharacterized protein LOC126717099 isoform X5 → MGTQMPTCSDRTWTNWTPAMECYFIDLLLDQVHRGNRMGHTFNKQAWTDMLTMFNAYFGSPYDEKVLKSHYTNLWTQFNDVKSLLDQNGFSWDDTKQMVVASHHVWDAYIKAHPEAQFYRNKALMNFNDLCLIYAHTTADGRYSLSSRDIDFDDDIQGVNTAEEKEGHASSDSECRRTNWTSTMDRYLIELLQDQVLRGNKIGHGFVAEAWIEMVRLFNAKFGSHHDKDGLRNRYKHLRGQYNDIKVLLDQSGFSWDETGEMVTAEDYVWDSYTKVHANAQSYRNKSVPSYHKLCVIYGEEVCNGRYNISTCNADLDSEEPDLRIGEDMNIQCYANSGCLTTDWTPSMDRYLIDVMLEEVHKGKKIDYTFNNQAWIDMFMLFKERFSLQHDKDFLKSHYRSLEKQYFDMKNLLEQRQFSWDETQQMVAAFDDVWDAYVKENPDAKPYRIMPMPNYNDLCLIYGNPASDERCNEAHQDLGCNGFEQVRNGSMVDQKFNKLAWSDMIAKFSAQFGSQHDKDVLKSRFMNLRKRFNDMKTLLDQSGFSWNEMQDMIRAEDDVWDAYVKVHPDARTYRNRALPNVNDLFLIYGNDNTEQRQNYSGHSMDAEDYELGVNIVVGEEDYQSPANNDPLRINWTREMDRYFIVLLLEQLHRGNKIGCKYNAQAWTWMNASFSKKFGFLCDKDVLEDRYWSLRKEYMDITDILNHNGFAWDGIRQTMTADDDVWEAYIKDHPDAVTYRNEILGDYCDLCLIYGNESQHSRSSYFNGKMGINTNTLGMGIDDINGEALSPATEFEISHQKRKRKSAPLSTSACIQKVRRTIKKETQEAVEGKPCVVKTYLGTEEDKDYSSIECIVAALQTVPDMDDEIFLEACELLEDERRPRCLWPWMLQHGGSGY, encoded by the exons TACTTGATCAGAATGGATTTTCATGGGATGATACTAAACAAATGGTGGTTGCCAGTCATCATGTTTGGGATGCTTACATCAAG GCTCACCCAGAGGCACAGTTTTATAGAAACAAAGCCTTGATGAACTTCAATGATTTGTGCTTGATATATGCACATACAACAGCAGATGGAAGATACAGCTTATCAAGTCGTGATATAGACTTTGATGATGACATTCAAGGAGTGAATACTG CTGAAGAAAAGGAGGGCCATGCCTCTTCTGATAGTGAATGTCGGAGAACAAATTGGACATCAACAATGGATCGTTACCTTATTGAATTGTTACAAGACCAGGTGCTTAGAGGGAATAAAATTGGTCATGGATTTGTGGCCGAGGCATGGATTGAAATGGTTAGACTGTTCAATGCAAAATTTGGATCTCACCATGACAAAGATGGTCTGAGGAATAGATACAAACATTTAAGGGGACAATATAATGATATAAAGGTTCTTCTTGATCAGAGTGGGTTTTCTTGGGATGAAACAGGAGAAATGGTAACTGCTGAGGATTATGTCTGGGATTCTTATACCAAG GTGCATGCCAATGCTcagtcatatagaaataaaTCTGTTCCCAGCTATCACAAATTATGTGTTATATATGGTGAAGAAGTTTGTAATGGAAGATACAACATTTCGACATGCAATGCAGATCTTGACAGTGAAGAACCAGATTTGAGAATTG GGGAGGATATGAATATCCAATGCTATGCAAACAGTGGTTGTTTGACAACAGATTGGACACCTTCAATGGACCGTTACCTCATAGATGTAATGCTAGAGGAAGTGCATAAGGGGAAGAAGATTGACTACACCTTCAACAATCAAGCATGGATAGATATGTTTATGTTGTTCAAGGAACGATTCTCATTACAACATGACAAAGATTTTCTGAAAAGTCATTATAGAAGTTTGGAAAAGCAGTACTTTGATATGAAAAATCTTCTTGAACAGAGACAATTTTCATGGGATGAAACACAGCAAATGGTCGCAGCTTTTGATGATGTTTGGGATGCATATGTGAAG GAAAACCCAGATGCAAAACCATACCGAATCATGCCGATGCCAAATTATAATGACTTGTGCTTGATTTATGGAAATCCAGCTTCTGATGAACGATGTAATGAAGCGCATCAAGATCTAGGATGTAATGGTTTTG AGCAAGTTCGCAATGGAAGTATGGTTGATCAAAAATTCAACAAGCTAGCCTGGAGTGATATGATTGCAAAGTTTAGTGCACAATTTGGGTCTCAGCATGACAAAGATGTCCTAAAAAGTCGTTTTATGAATTTGAGGAAGCGGTTCAATGATATGAAAACTCTACTTGACCAGAGTGGTTTTTCTTGGAATGAAATGCAAGATATGATACGTGCTGAAGATGATGTCTGGGATGCTTATGTTAAG GTACATCCTGATGCAAGAACATACCgcaatagagctctcccaaatgtcaatgatttgtttttgatatatggAAATGACAACACTGAGCAAAGGCAAAATTACTCTGGTCACTCTATGGATGCTGAGGACTATGAGCTGGGAGTAAAtattg TTGTAGGTGAAGAGGATTACCAGTCCCCTGCTAATAATGATCCTCTGAGGATAAATTGGACAAGGGAAATGGACCGTTATTTTATTGTCCTTCTGTTAGAACAGTTGCACAGAGGGAATAAGATTGGTTGTAAATACAATGCTCAAGCTTGGACCTGGATGAATGCAtcatttagtaaaaaatttggaTTCCTTTGTGACAAAGATGTACTAGAAGATCGGTATTGGAGCTTGAGGAAAGAGTATATGGACATCACAGATATCCTCAATCATAATGGCTTTGCTTGGGATGGAATTCGCCAAACAATGACAGCTGATGATGATGTTTGGGAAGCTTATATCAAG GATCATCCAGATGCAGTTACATACAGAAATGAGATATTGGGTGATTATTGTGATTTGTGCTTGATTTATGGTAATGAAAGTCAGCATAGTAGATCAAGTTATTTCAACGGAAAAATGGGGATCAACACCAACACCTTGGGGATGGGGATTGACGATATAAATGGAGAGGCGCTATCTCCAGCTACTGAGTTTGAAATATCTCATCAGAAAAGAAAGCGAAAATCTGCTCCTTTGTCAACCTCAGCATGTATCCAAAAGGTTAGGAGAACCATCAAGAAAGAGACACAAGAGGCAGTTGAGGGGAAGCCATGTGTAGTAAAAACATATTTGGGTActgaggaagacaaagattaCAGCTCAATAGAATGTATAGTTGCAGCACTTCAAACCGTTCCTGACATGGATGATGAGATCTTCTTGGAGGCTTGTGAACTTTTAGAAGATGAGAGAAGGCCAAGATGTTTGTGGCCATGGATGTTGCAGCACGGAGGAAGTGGTTATTGA